The segment GAGGCGCTGTTCTGCTTCCCGGGCTAACTGTTGCCGCTCCTCATGTGCGGGATCATGAATATCTGTTGCCATACGACGATTATAGGAACCAGGCGTTTCCCCTGTCAAACAGTGTATGCAAGATTATATCAGGCAATTGCACGGAGCCCCGTCGGGTCAGTATACACCAGCGGGTTATGGCCCACATAGGCATACCAGTTGCCCCCGTCCCGGGCGGGGTCTTCCGAGGTAAAGCTGCCGATCGTCGCGTCGTACCACCGGGCGTTGAAGTAGTATAGTTCGATATCCCTGTCGTATCCCTTACCCGCGAATACCCACGCCTTCCCCGGTGACTGCTGTTGATACCTCCAGGAAACAGGAGTAGTATATCTCCATGGATCGTATCGAGCGGCCGCTGAATCCCATGGCGGATGTTTTCGTCCGGTAT is part of the Alkalispirochaeta americana genome and harbors:
- a CDS encoding RHS repeat-associated core domain-containing protein, which encodes TGRKHPPWDSAAARYDPWRYTTPVSWRYQQQSPGKAWVFAGKGYDRDIELYYFNARWYDATIGSFTSEDPARDGGNWYAYVGHNPLVYTDPTGLRAIA